The Tepidibacter aestuarii genome contains a region encoding:
- the hypD gene encoding trans-4-hydroxy-L-proline dehydratase: protein MRRGMNERVKKLREQSMSVQPHISIERATLMTEAYKKYAGTEAVPVVRALAFKYFMENRTLCINEDELIVGEKGEGPQSSPTFPELCCHTLEDFTVMDSREKISFRVNDETRKIQEEKIIPYWENRSIRKMIYDHMTSDWINCYENGIFTEFMEQRGPGHTVADGKMYKKGFLDFKKDIEESLSKIDYMNDKEAYEKENQLKAMSICCDAIMIYGKRYSEYAKELASKETNEVRKKELLKIAENCEVVPSHAPKTFYQAIQMYWFVHIGVTTELNIWDAFSPGRLDQHLNPFYEKEVEEGTLTSDNAKELLECLWVKFNNQPAPPKVGITLKESGTYTDFANINTGGITSDGHDGINEVSYLILDTMDEMKLLQPSSNVQISKKTPHKFLKRACEISRKGWGQPAFYNTDAIIQELLNAGKSIEDAREGGTSGCVETGAYGKEAYILTGYLNLPKILELTLNDGYDKISGKQLGIKTGKAEDFKSYEELFEAFKKQLNYFVDIKIAGNNIIESIYAKNMPSPFLSIIVSDCISKAKDYNAGGARYNTNYIQGVGIGTITDCLSSIKYNVYDKKKFSMNELMEALDNNFEGYEQIHNIVLNKTPKYGNDDDYADELMLDAFNAFYNEVTDRRNMKGGYYRINMLPTTCHVYFGEVMTASANGRLANKPLSEGISPAKGADRNGPTSVVKSAAKMDHLRTGGTLLNQKFTPSVVAGDEGLENMAALVKSYFVMDGHHIQFNVVDRQLLIDAQNNPEEYKDLIVRVAGYSDHFHNLSKSLQDEIIERTEQAF from the coding sequence ATGAGAAGAGGTATGAATGAAAGGGTTAAAAAACTTAGAGAACAAAGTATGAGTGTTCAGCCACATATTTCAATAGAAAGAGCAACATTAATGACTGAAGCTTATAAAAAATATGCTGGCACTGAAGCAGTTCCAGTTGTTAGAGCTTTGGCGTTTAAGTATTTTATGGAGAACAGAACACTTTGCATAAATGAAGACGAATTAATAGTAGGTGAAAAAGGAGAAGGGCCTCAATCATCTCCTACTTTTCCAGAACTTTGTTGTCATACATTAGAAGATTTCACAGTTATGGATTCTAGAGAAAAAATATCTTTTAGGGTGAATGACGAAACTAGAAAAATTCAAGAAGAAAAAATTATTCCATACTGGGAGAATCGCTCTATAAGAAAAATGATATATGATCATATGACTTCTGACTGGATAAATTGTTATGAAAATGGAATATTTACTGAATTTATGGAACAAAGAGGACCAGGTCATACTGTTGCAGATGGTAAAATGTATAAAAAAGGATTTTTAGATTTCAAAAAAGATATAGAAGAATCTTTATCTAAGATAGATTATATGAATGATAAGGAAGCATACGAAAAAGAAAATCAGCTTAAAGCGATGAGTATTTGTTGCGATGCTATAATGATTTATGGAAAACGTTATTCTGAATATGCAAAAGAGTTGGCAAGTAAAGAAACCAATGAAGTAAGAAAGAAAGAACTTCTTAAAATAGCTGAAAACTGTGAAGTTGTTCCATCACATGCTCCTAAAACATTTTATCAAGCTATTCAAATGTATTGGTTTGTTCATATTGGAGTTACTACAGAATTAAATATATGGGATGCATTTAGTCCAGGAAGACTTGATCAACATTTAAATCCTTTCTATGAGAAGGAAGTTGAAGAAGGTACTTTAACTTCTGATAATGCTAAAGAATTATTAGAATGTCTATGGGTTAAATTTAATAATCAACCAGCTCCCCCAAAAGTAGGTATAACTCTAAAAGAAAGTGGAACGTATACTGATTTTGCTAATATAAACACCGGAGGTATTACATCTGATGGGCATGATGGTATAAATGAAGTTAGTTATTTAATATTAGATACTATGGATGAAATGAAGCTATTACAACCGAGTTCTAATGTTCAAATAAGCAAAAAAACTCCTCATAAATTTTTAAAAAGAGCTTGTGAGATATCTAGAAAAGGATGGGGTCAGCCTGCTTTTTATAATACAGATGCTATAATACAAGAGTTACTTAATGCAGGAAAAAGTATAGAAGATGCTAGAGAAGGGGGTACTAGTGGGTGTGTTGAAACTGGAGCGTATGGAAAGGAAGCATACATCCTAACTGGTTATCTGAATTTACCTAAGATACTAGAGCTAACTCTTAATGATGGATATGATAAAATATCTGGTAAACAATTAGGTATAAAAACAGGAAAAGCTGAAGATTTCAAAAGTTATGAAGAATTGTTTGAAGCATTCAAAAAGCAATTAAATTATTTTGTAGATATAAAGATTGCAGGAAACAATATAATAGAGAGTATTTATGCTAAAAATATGCCATCTCCATTTTTATCTATAATAGTTAGTGATTGTATTTCAAAGGCTAAAGACTATAATGCTGGAGGAGCAAGATATAATACAAACTATATTCAAGGTGTGGGGATAGGAACTATAACTGACTGTTTATCTTCTATAAAATACAATGTATATGATAAAAAGAAATTTAGTATGAACGAGTTAATGGAAGCTTTAGACAATAATTTCGAAGGCTATGAACAAATTCATAATATTGTTTTAAATAAAACTCCTAAATATGGAAATGATGATGATTATGCAGATGAACTAATGCTAGATGCATTTAATGCATTCTATAATGAAGTTACAGATAGAAGAAATATGAAGGGCGGATATTATAGAATAAATATGCTTCCTACTACATGTCATGTTTATTTTGGAGAAGTAATGACTGCTAGCGCTAATGGAAGATTAGCTAATAAGCCTTTATCAGAAGGTATATCTCCTGCTAAAGGAGCAGATAGAAATGGGCCAACATCTGTAGTTAAATCAGCAGCTAAGATGGACCATTTAAGAACAGGTGGAACTTTATTAAATCAAAAATTTACTCCGTCAGTTGTTGCTGGTGATGAAGGTCTTGAGAATATGGCTGCATTAGTTAAATCTTATTTTGTTATGGATGGACATCATATTCAATTTAACGTAGTTGATAGACAATTATTAATAGACGCTCAAAACAATCCAGAAGAATACAAGGATTTAATAGTTAGAGTTGCAGGATACAGTGATCATTTCCATAACTTAAGTAAATCATTACAAGATGAGATAATAGAAAGAACAGAACAAGCTTTTTAG
- a CDS encoding trans-4-hydroxy-L-proline dehydratase activase: MKNAKIINIQKYCVHDGPGIRTTVFFKGCPLTCIWCHNPESQRYKSEIMYNEEKCSKCGECEKRCPHDCIKINEDKIINDYSICSHCENCIDFCVNNARELVGKEYSVNELMKEIEKDKVFYEESGGGVTLSGGEVMSQIDFVEQIVKNCKRKGIHVAIDTCGYAPFESYERIIDYVDLFLYDIKLMNSQRHEKYAGKPNELILKNLVMLSERGANINLRIPLIQGINCDDENIENMLKFIKNLNISSINLLPYHEIGKDKYKRLNINYEDELMSKPSDERIEEIKNIFEKHNFKIKIGG; this comes from the coding sequence TTGAAGAATGCTAAAATAATAAATATTCAAAAATACTGTGTTCATGATGGACCTGGAATTAGAACTACTGTATTTTTTAAGGGATGTCCACTTACTTGTATTTGGTGTCATAATCCTGAAAGTCAAAGATACAAGAGTGAAATAATGTATAATGAAGAAAAATGCAGCAAATGTGGAGAGTGTGAAAAAAGATGTCCGCATGATTGCATAAAAATTAATGAAGATAAAATTATAAATGATTATAGTATTTGTAGCCATTGTGAAAATTGTATTGATTTTTGTGTTAATAACGCTAGAGAATTAGTAGGAAAAGAATATAGTGTAAATGAATTGATGAAAGAGATAGAAAAAGACAAAGTGTTTTATGAAGAATCTGGAGGGGGAGTTACTTTATCTGGTGGAGAGGTAATGAGTCAAATAGATTTTGTTGAGCAGATAGTTAAGAATTGTAAGAGAAAAGGAATACATGTAGCTATTGATACTTGTGGATATGCGCCGTTTGAAAGTTACGAAAGAATTATTGATTATGTTGATCTCTTTTTATACGATATTAAGTTAATGAATTCACAAAGACATGAAAAATATGCAGGAAAGCCTAATGAACTTATATTGAAAAATTTAGTTATGCTATCTGAAAGAGGAGCTAATATAAATCTTAGAATACCGTTAATACAAGGTATTAACTGTGATGATGAAAATATTGAAAACATGCTTAAATTTATAAAAAATTTAAATATAAGTAGCATAAACTTATTACCTTATCATGAAATAGGTAAAGACAAATATAAAAGATTAAATATTAACTATGAGGATGAATTAATGTCTAAACCATCTGATGAAAGGATAGAAGAAATTAAAAATATATTTGAAAAACATAACTTTAAAATTAAAATAGGGGGTTAG
- the ppnP gene encoding pyrimidine/purine nucleoside phosphorylase yields MFKTNEYFDGNVKSIAFQTNEGPATIGVMAVGKYEFATSKKEFMTVTSGKMLVKLPGCDEWKEFNKNETFIVEANEKFNVEVNEETAYVCLYK; encoded by the coding sequence ATGTTTAAAACTAATGAATATTTTGATGGAAATGTTAAATCGATTGCATTCCAAACTAACGAAGGACCAGCTACTATTGGAGTTATGGCAGTTGGGAAATATGAGTTTGCAACTTCTAAGAAAGAATTTATGACTGTAACAAGTGGGAAAATGTTAGTTAAGCTTCCTGGCTGTGATGAATGGAAAGAATTTAATAAAAATGAAACTTTTATAGTAGAAGCTAATGAAAAATTCAATGTAGAGGTAAATGAAGAAACTGCTTATGTATGTTTATATAAGTAA
- a CDS encoding YgeY family selenium metabolism-linked hydrolase has translation MKKQIIDIVEETRDDLLKFTQDLVRIKSYSGQEEKIVRIIEKKMRDLGYDEVIIDSMGNVVGKIGNGESAIMFDSHIDTVEVKDEEKWDVPPFSGKIVNDKLYGRGSVDMKSAAAASVYAGAIAKRLGLDTGKTIFVSCTVFEEDCDGENLKHMFKECNIKPDFFITCEPSGNKIVTGHKGKVQISIKTKGVSAHGSAPEKGNNAIYEMAEIIQRVEKTNNDLLKKDGPRRTLVMSQISSVSVSLNAVPSECEVYLDRRMVLGETEDTIKAEMDKIIEGKNASWEIGTIHRKSWAGMDIRYEPFHLAWEIDLEHKLSKACIDSYSETFNCAPKYDYWDFSTNAVTPVSMGIPSIGFGPGEYKLAHMTNENCKVNQIIDACSFYTNLINKL, from the coding sequence ATGAAAAAACAAATTATAGATATAGTTGAGGAAACTAGAGATGATTTACTGAAATTTACTCAGGACCTAGTAAGAATAAAAAGTTATTCAGGACAAGAAGAAAAGATTGTTAGGATTATTGAGAAAAAAATGAGAGATCTTGGATATGATGAAGTAATCATAGATTCTATGGGCAATGTTGTTGGGAAAATTGGAAATGGTGAAAGTGCAATCATGTTTGACTCCCATATTGATACTGTTGAAGTAAAGGACGAAGAAAAATGGGATGTTCCACCTTTTAGTGGTAAGATTGTCAATGATAAGCTTTATGGTAGAGGTTCCGTTGATATGAAGTCTGCAGCCGCTGCTTCAGTATATGCTGGTGCTATTGCGAAGAGATTAGGGTTAGATACAGGAAAAACAATTTTCGTTTCCTGTACGGTATTTGAGGAAGATTGTGATGGAGAAAATCTTAAGCATATGTTTAAAGAATGTAACATTAAGCCAGATTTCTTTATTACTTGCGAACCATCTGGTAACAAAATAGTAACAGGGCATAAAGGTAAAGTGCAAATTTCTATTAAAACAAAAGGGGTTTCAGCACATGGTTCAGCACCTGAAAAGGGAAATAATGCAATTTATGAAATGGCAGAAATTATACAACGCGTAGAAAAGACTAATAATGATCTGTTGAAAAAGGATGGCCCAAGAAGAACTCTTGTAATGTCTCAGATTTCATCTGTAAGTGTCTCTCTAAATGCTGTTCCGTCTGAATGCGAAGTATATTTGGATAGAAGGATGGTGCTAGGAGAAACTGAAGATACAATTAAAGCAGAGATGGATAAGATCATCGAAGGTAAAAACGCATCCTGGGAGATAGGAACAATTCATAGAAAAAGCTGGGCTGGAATGGATATTAGATATGAGCCTTTTCATTTAGCGTGGGAAATAGATTTGGAACATAAACTTTCCAAAGCTTGTATTGATTCATATAGTGAAACGTTCAACTGTGCTCCTAAATATGATTATTGGGATTTTAGCACCAATGCAGTAACTCCGGTAAGTATGGGGATACCTTCCATAGGTTTTGGCCCGGGAGAATATAAGCTAGCTCATATGACTAATGAAAATTGTAAAGTAAATCAGATAATTGATGCATGTAGCTTTTATACAAATTTAATTAATAAGTTATAA
- the xdh gene encoding selenium-dependent xanthine dehydrogenase, whose protein sequence is MYGFIVNGKSVNTKEDKSLLEYLREDLGLISVKDGCSEGTCGTCTILVDGKKIKSCILKTSKVVGKEITTVEGLSDKERDVYTFVFAEAGAVQCGFCIPGMVISAKSLLDNNLNPTEEEIKKAIKGNVCRCTGYIKIVKAIQMAAKLFREKTEVLKIECKGFVGEKMHRTDAKNKVLGTGQYVDDMYINEMLYGSAVRSKYPRALVKKIDTLDAKKHPGVVAVLTAKDIPGKRYIGHLVKDWPAMIEEGEETKYVGDAIALVAATSKKALKEGLNLVKVEYEELEPLTSPEMAMKKGAPKIHKNGNILRKEVLKRGNANEAIENSKYVVTSKYSTPFTEHAFLEPECAIGMPDGEDGILLYTGAQGIYDEQREVSELLSIPKEKVRVISKLVGGAFGGKEDMSVQHHAALLAWNTKKPVKVKLSRKESIMIHPKRHAMEMEFTTACDENGKLTAMKAEIIADTGAYTSLGGPVLQRACTHAAGPYNYQNVDIEGIAVYTNNPPGGAFRGFGVTQSAFATESNLNFLAKKVGISSWEIRYRNSIRPGEILPNGQVADEGTAMEETLLAVKEEYEKHPYTGIACAFKNSGLGVGVPDIGRCRLTVLGGKVYIRTSAACMGQGLATVTTQIVCETTKLSPNLVVADAPDTAKTPNSGTSTASRQTLFTGEATRRAALKLKELLDTGKTLIDLEEQDFYAEYEGITDPMGSHKPNPVSHIAYGYATHVVVLDDNGKLQKVIGAHDIGKAINPINVEGQIEGGVVMGLGYALTEDYPLNKGVPTAKFGTLGLFRVTEVPKIKSIIVEKNQSPLAYGAKGIGEIATIPTAPAVQGAYYELDGKHRTKLPLEDTPYSRKK, encoded by the coding sequence GTGTATGGATTTATAGTAAATGGCAAAAGTGTAAATACAAAAGAAGATAAAAGTTTACTTGAATACTTAAGAGAAGATCTAGGGCTTATATCTGTAAAAGATGGATGTTCGGAAGGTACTTGTGGCACTTGCACTATACTGGTTGATGGAAAGAAAATCAAATCTTGCATTTTAAAAACGAGTAAAGTTGTTGGAAAAGAAATAACAACTGTAGAGGGTCTCTCAGATAAGGAAAGGGATGTATATACTTTTGTATTCGCAGAAGCAGGAGCAGTGCAGTGCGGCTTTTGTATACCTGGTATGGTTATAAGTGCAAAATCACTTTTGGATAATAACTTAAATCCTACAGAGGAAGAAATAAAAAAAGCAATAAAGGGAAATGTATGTAGATGCACTGGATACATAAAAATAGTAAAAGCTATCCAAATGGCTGCAAAACTCTTTAGAGAAAAAACTGAGGTTCTAAAGATTGAATGTAAAGGTTTTGTAGGGGAAAAAATGCATAGAACAGATGCCAAGAATAAAGTACTTGGTACAGGTCAGTATGTTGATGATATGTATATAAATGAAATGCTTTATGGTTCGGCAGTTAGGTCAAAGTATCCAAGAGCATTGGTTAAAAAAATAGATACTTTAGATGCTAAAAAACATCCAGGAGTTGTTGCCGTACTTACTGCAAAGGATATTCCAGGAAAAAGATATATTGGTCATTTAGTAAAAGACTGGCCAGCTATGATAGAAGAAGGAGAAGAAACAAAATATGTAGGAGATGCTATAGCATTAGTGGCAGCTACAAGTAAAAAGGCTTTAAAAGAAGGTCTAAATCTTGTAAAGGTAGAATATGAAGAGCTAGAACCCCTTACTTCACCAGAAATGGCAATGAAAAAAGGTGCTCCAAAGATTCATAAAAATGGAAATATATTGAGAAAGGAAGTATTAAAGAGAGGAAATGCTAACGAAGCAATAGAAAATTCAAAATATGTAGTAACAAGTAAATATTCAACTCCTTTCACGGAGCATGCATTCCTTGAACCGGAATGTGCAATTGGTATGCCTGATGGAGAAGACGGCATATTATTATATACAGGAGCACAAGGAATATACGATGAACAAAGAGAGGTGTCAGAATTACTAAGTATTCCAAAGGAAAAGGTTAGAGTAATCAGTAAGCTGGTTGGCGGTGCATTTGGTGGGAAAGAAGACATGAGTGTTCAGCACCATGCAGCATTGCTAGCATGGAATACAAAGAAACCTGTAAAAGTGAAACTTTCTCGGAAAGAAAGTATTATGATTCATCCAAAGAGGCATGCAATGGAAATGGAATTTACAACTGCATGTGATGAAAATGGAAAGCTTACTGCGATGAAAGCAGAGATCATAGCTGATACAGGAGCATATACATCATTGGGTGGGCCTGTTCTTCAAAGGGCATGTACCCATGCTGCAGGGCCTTACAACTATCAAAATGTAGATATTGAAGGTATAGCAGTATATACAAACAATCCTCCAGGAGGGGCATTTAGAGGATTTGGCGTCACCCAATCAGCTTTTGCCACAGAAAGTAACTTGAATTTTTTAGCTAAAAAAGTAGGTATATCTTCATGGGAGATTAGATATAGAAATTCCATAAGACCAGGAGAGATACTTCCAAATGGTCAGGTAGCAGACGAAGGAACTGCAATGGAAGAAACATTACTAGCAGTAAAAGAAGAATATGAAAAGCATCCTTATACAGGTATAGCATGTGCATTTAAAAACAGTGGCCTTGGTGTAGGTGTTCCTGATATAGGAAGATGTAGATTAACAGTTTTAGGTGGAAAAGTTTACATAAGAACCAGTGCTGCTTGTATGGGGCAAGGACTGGCAACTGTAACCACTCAAATTGTGTGTGAAACAACTAAGTTGTCACCAAACTTAGTGGTTGCTGATGCTCCAGATACAGCTAAAACTCCAAACTCTGGAACATCTACTGCTTCAAGACAAACCCTATTCACAGGAGAAGCCACAAGAAGAGCTGCATTAAAATTAAAAGAATTATTAGATACAGGGAAGACCTTGATAGACCTAGAAGAACAAGATTTCTATGCCGAATACGAAGGTATAACAGACCCAATGGGTTCACATAAACCAAATCCTGTAAGTCATATAGCTTATGGATATGCTACACATGTTGTCGTATTAGACGACAATGGAAAACTTCAAAAAGTAATAGGAGCTCATGATATTGGAAAAGCTATAAATCCTATAAATGTTGAAGGTCAAATTGAAGGTGGTGTGGTAATGGGATTGGGTTACGCTTTAACAGAAGATTATCCGCTGAATAAAGGTGTTCCAACAGCTAAATTTGGAACTTTAGGATTATTTAGAGTCACAGAGGTTCCTAAAATAAAGAGTATAATTGTAGAGAAGAACCAAAGCCCCTTAGCATATGGAGCAAAGGGTATTGGTGAAATAGCCACAATTCCTACAGCTCCTGCAGTACAAGGAGCTTACTATGAGCTAGATGGAAAACATAGAACAAAACTTCCACTGGAAGATACGCCATATAGCAGAAAGAAATAA
- the hydA gene encoding dihydropyrimidinase, translating into MAIVIKGGKIVTAEDMYDSDVRIEEGKIVAIGNNIECDDDEVLKVYGCYVLPGAIDTHTHFDLEVGNTVTADDFESGTKAAIVGGTTTVLDFATQNKGNSLKSVLKNWNKKAEGKAFCDYGFHMAITDWNKDISKEMEEMIKVGITSFKMYMAYKGSLQVDDGTIFKALKRSNEVGALIGFHCENGDIIDVLVKEEREKGHLSPAYHPITRPKEMEREAIRRLLSIAKVANAPVYIVHLSSKEGLDAIVEAKNKGQEIYVETCPQYLFLDDRCYGNKDSKDFEGAKFVISPPLRKEEDKEGLWNGIRNSYISTVGTDHCSFNYKGQKDIGINDFSKIPNGAPGVEHRLSLMYTYGVLTGKISINQMIALTSTNPAKIFGIFPEKGTVAVGSDADIVIWNPEPREIITAKNQIQKVDYTPYEGYEIKGKVQHVFLRGNHIVKDSKLVEKEAIGKYIHRKHLKRGD; encoded by the coding sequence ATGGCTATAGTTATTAAAGGGGGAAAAATAGTAACTGCAGAAGATATGTATGATTCTGATGTACGTATTGAAGAGGGAAAAATAGTTGCCATAGGAAACAATATAGAATGTGATGATGATGAGGTATTAAAAGTATATGGATGTTATGTTTTGCCTGGAGCTATAGATACTCATACTCATTTTGATTTGGAAGTAGGAAATACTGTAACAGCAGATGACTTCGAAAGTGGTACAAAGGCTGCTATTGTAGGTGGAACCACTACAGTACTAGACTTTGCCACACAAAATAAAGGGAACAGCCTAAAAAGTGTTTTGAAAAATTGGAATAAGAAGGCTGAAGGAAAAGCGTTTTGTGACTATGGTTTCCATATGGCCATAACTGATTGGAATAAAGATATTTCTAAAGAAATGGAAGAAATGATAAAAGTAGGTATTACTTCGTTTAAGATGTATATGGCCTATAAAGGTAGTCTTCAAGTAGATGACGGCACCATATTTAAGGCACTTAAAAGAAGTAATGAGGTTGGGGCACTCATAGGATTTCATTGTGAAAACGGAGATATAATAGATGTCTTAGTGAAAGAAGAAAGGGAAAAAGGTCATCTTTCTCCTGCTTATCACCCAATAACAAGACCTAAAGAGATGGAAAGAGAAGCTATAAGAAGACTTTTATCAATAGCAAAAGTAGCTAACGCTCCCGTTTATATCGTTCATTTAAGTAGTAAAGAGGGCTTAGATGCAATCGTTGAAGCTAAAAACAAAGGGCAAGAGATATATGTAGAAACTTGCCCTCAATATTTGTTTTTAGATGATAGGTGTTATGGAAATAAAGATAGTAAAGATTTCGAAGGAGCAAAATTTGTAATTTCACCACCTCTAAGAAAAGAAGAAGATAAAGAAGGCCTTTGGAATGGGATTAGAAATAGTTATATAAGTACAGTTGGAACAGATCATTGCTCTTTTAATTACAAAGGACAAAAGGATATAGGGATAAATGACTTTAGCAAAATACCAAATGGAGCGCCTGGTGTAGAACATAGACTTTCACTTATGTATACCTATGGAGTACTCACTGGTAAGATAAGTATCAACCAAATGATAGCACTAACATCTACTAATCCAGCTAAAATTTTCGGAATATTCCCTGAAAAGGGCACCGTTGCAGTGGGCAGTGATGCAGATATAGTAATTTGGAATCCAGAGCCAAGGGAAATAATTACTGCAAAGAATCAAATACAAAAGGTTGATTATACTCCATATGAAGGATACGAAATAAAGGGAAAGGTTCAGCATGTATTTTTAAGAGGAAATCATATAGTTAAGGATTCGAAATTAGTGGAAAAAGAAGCAATAGGAAAATATATACATAGAAAGCACCTAAAGAGGGGGGACTAA
- a CDS encoding 4Fe-4S binding protein has protein sequence MANLSVNICGLEFPNPIMTAAGPGAKDAKMCIAAAKGGAGGIVTKTISLNPAYVPRPCMARTNSGFLNTELWSEIPKEQWIEKEYKKAKEAGLPLIIGMGYTKDQIKELAPLVKPYADAVELSTHYVGTDVTPIVEALKAAKDVLDVPVMMKMSPHTDIQTIAKAVENAGADALVMINSFGPCMAIDVNTGYPIMGSKTGYGWLSGAPIRPLAVRCIYEASKVVNIPIIGVGGVTCGKDAAELMMAGACGIQVCTEAILKGPDIYRKISKELNEFLNEKGYKDVNEIVGLAIKKSNHREFRTHSMPPVVEHEKCTKCGQCRISCVYDAITIDDRLNIDESKCFGCGLCVTKCPKNALRISYI, from the coding sequence ATGGCAAACCTAAGTGTAAATATATGTGGTTTAGAATTTCCTAATCCTATAATGACAGCAGCAGGACCTGGAGCTAAAGATGCCAAAATGTGTATAGCTGCTGCAAAAGGAGGAGCAGGGGGGATAGTAACAAAGACAATATCCTTAAATCCTGCATACGTTCCTCGTCCATGTATGGCAAGAACAAATAGTGGATTTTTAAATACAGAGCTTTGGTCAGAAATTCCAAAGGAACAATGGATAGAGAAGGAATATAAAAAAGCTAAGGAAGCTGGACTACCTCTTATAATAGGAATGGGATATACAAAAGATCAAATAAAAGAACTTGCACCTCTTGTTAAACCATATGCTGATGCAGTAGAGCTTTCTACTCACTATGTAGGAACAGATGTAACTCCTATAGTTGAAGCTCTAAAGGCTGCTAAAGATGTTTTAGATGTTCCCGTAATGATGAAAATGAGTCCACATACGGATATTCAAACTATAGCTAAAGCAGTTGAAAATGCAGGAGCAGATGCATTAGTAATGATAAATTCTTTTGGTCCATGTATGGCAATAGATGTTAATACAGGATATCCAATAATGGGAAGTAAAACAGGTTATGGATGGCTTTCAGGGGCACCTATTCGTCCGCTTGCAGTAAGATGTATTTATGAAGCTTCAAAGGTAGTGAATATTCCAATTATTGGAGTTGGTGGAGTAACATGTGGTAAAGATGCAGCTGAACTTATGATGGCAGGGGCTTGTGGAATACAAGTATGTACAGAAGCAATTCTAAAAGGACCAGATATTTACCGCAAAATTTCCAAAGAATTAAATGAATTTTTAAATGAAAAAGGATATAAAGATGTAAATGAGATTGTAGGATTAGCAATAAAAAAATCTAACCATAGAGAATTTAGAACACATTCTATGCCACCAGTAGTAGAGCATGAAAAATGTACCAAGTGTGGTCAATGTAGAATAAGTTGCGTGTATGATGCAATCACAATAGATGATAGATTGAACATAGATGAAAGTAAATGCTTTGGATGTGGATTATGTGTAACAAAATGTCCAAAGAATGCTCTTAGAATATCATATATTTAG